AATCTAAATATAGTTTAGGGTGACTATAAAGTTTATTATGTTTTTTTATGGCGATTAACTTATCCCTTTTTATCCACTGACGCAAAGTAGTTTCTTTTACCTGAAAATGTATCGCTAAATCTTTTAATGGTAACAGTGATTCTTTTGATTCTAAAGCAGAGATAATCATATGTTCCAATCTTGGTTTTAATCCTAAATATAATAACTCTTTTAATAAGTTAAAATCTCCTATATCTATCTGTGTTTTAATATCAGATAAATTAGGACTAGAAAATTTTTGATGAAAACCTATATCTGCTGATTCTAAGGCTTGATAATATTGATTTCTTTGGGATAATTCTACACCCTTAATAACAATAGGAGGATAACCTTGGGAAATGGCTAAATAATTTAATAAAATTCTACCCACCCTGCCATTACCATCTTGGAAAGGATGGATACTTTCAAATAGTGTATGAATCCGAGACAAGGCTTCTAAGATAGGATAAGTTTTTAAACAACTTTTAGTATATTTACAAAAGATTTTTACATAACTTTCAATCTCAAATTCTGGGGGCTTTACTTTTGCTCCATGAATCGTAATAGCATTTACTCTAAATTTGCCACAATAATAACTATATTGATCGATTCCTCTCAATAATTGACTATGAATAGTACGAATTAAAGCTAAGTCTAAAAAGACTGATTCTTCTCGATGATATTGTAAACCTAAATCATAAACAAATTGGGATGTACGGTAATAATTTAATATTTCTGGTTGAGTTTTTTTACCCTGTAATACGGCTTTTAATTCTTCCTCTGTGGCAAAATATCCTTCAATAGATAACGAATGGCGAGTATCCTCTTCCAACATATATAACCATTCTTGGTTTTCTACTATGGCTTCAGGGAGTTTCCCCAACTCGTCTAGAAGTTTTTTTCGTTTGTGGATACTGTCACAGTTACTCTGATTCATTTTTGCTAAAAATAGGGCGTAAGTCTTAATAAGAAAGGGTTTTATCTACTGTAACAGTTTTGGTTATTTTTGCTAATTGTGACACTTTTTTTCTTCTTTCGATCGCACTTTACAATTAATACTAAATTCTGTTTTCATAATATACTTTAGTTCAATTTATTGAACGAACTACCATTAGCCGTGTAATTCATTACACGGTGGGGCAACTACGAAAGTACAATCTATTTATAAACGAATTATCCAAACTTGATATTATTCATTACAGGGTGGGCGAAGATACTAATCTATTGATAACGAATTTTCCGAACTTGATATAATTCATTGCAAGGAGGGTGACGATATATCTTAGACTTGTTGTGAATTAAATCTTTGCGTATCTGAAACCCTGATCAAATAAGGACAAAATTTGGCAAAAAACCTATTCGCCACAACTCTTTTCTAAATCAGATGAAAAAATTTAAGGTGTTTTGTATTCCTACTGTGAATCAATTTTCCGCCATCTTACCATTCAACTCCAATAACTGCTCTAAAATATCCCCATCCTCATCAAAACCATAGGCTTTCATTACCAAATCATCTAACTGTTGATGTAACTTATATAATTTACTGCTAGGCTCATCAAAAAAGGCATTATATAACTGAGTAATTCCCCATTGTTTTTTCTCCATTTGTTCAGTTCTATATTCGTGTAATTCTGTCATTTTATCTCTGATTTGTTGCAAGATTTTTGAGCCTTCTAAATCTGTTTTTGATCCCCCTGAATTCCCCTTAACAAAAGAGACTTTTTTTTCGATTTTGCTTCCCTCCCCCTTGGGGAGAGGGGCTGGGGGTGAGGGAAAAGGGAATGTTTCAAAACAACTTGTATTAGTATATCTTGTGTCTCCTTTTAAAGTTGAGCTTTGAGCCTTTACCCATAGACGATGTATTTTTGAAGTTAAAACCCCTAAAATATAAAAGTCATCAGAAGCAATTACACAGTTTAAATCACCTGCTAACCATTCTGTATTGAAAGGGATAAATATTGCCCATTTTGAAACTCTAGGTACAGCAAAACAAAAAGATAAATTATCTATTGATTTTCTCATTGTTAGAGCATTTACCCCCATTTTCCACCAGTTTAGTCTTCTCATTTTCATTCTGTTTTTATCTCTTTCTGGCTTGACACTATCCTTAACATATTGAAAAGGTAATTTATAATCAGAAGCTGATTCAACATCTAAATTAGCAAAATCAATAATCCATCTGTTTGGAATACCATGAGGATTACTAGCTAAATTATCTCCCATTGAAAAGAGCTTAATTACTTTTTTATTGTTACTATCTGCTTTAATAAATTCTTGGGCTTGTTTTTCGGTAATAATAAAACCCATTCCTACTGGTGAAACCCCTTGAAAACAAATATTTTTATTAATTTTTAACTTTTTAGCCTGAGAAACATCCGTTAAAGAAGTGAGAGAAGAATTAATCTGTTTAACCTGTTTATTATCTAAAAAATAATTGTTAGGAATAGACTTTGACCAGTTTACAATACTAACATGAACCGCTGCTTCTCCAGACCATTCTTGAGTGGAAATAGCCTCATGAATAATTCCTTTATTTTGTAAGATATAATCCAAAGAAGCCCTACGACTTTTACCCTGAGAAATAGAATTAGTTGCCACTAATCCAGCCCTACCATTTTCCCCTAAATTATCATGGGCAATTCTAAACCAATAACAACAAAAATCTACTGAATCCTTGACATCTTTAAACTTACTAAATATTTTTTCTACATAGTCATCAGTTAAATTTAATCTCATGTGTTTCCCACCCAAAAAAGGAGGATTACCGATGATAGTATCAGCCTTTACCCAAGGAG
The Cyanobacterium stanieri LEGE 03274 genome window above contains:
- a CDS encoding Fic family protein; translated protein: MNQSNCDSIHKRKKLLDELGKLPEAIVENQEWLYMLEEDTRHSLSIEGYFATEEELKAVLQGKKTQPEILNYYRTSQFVYDLGLQYHREESVFLDLALIRTIHSQLLRGIDQYSYYCGKFRVNAITIHGAKVKPPEFEIESYVKIFCKYTKSCLKTYPILEALSRIHTLFESIHPFQDGNGRVGRILLNYLAISQGYPPIVIKGVELSQRNQYYQALESADIGFHQKFSSPNLSDIKTQIDIGDFNLLKELLYLGLKPRLEHMIISALESKESLLPLKDLAIHFQVKETTLRQWIKRDKLIAIKKHNKLYSHPKLYLDYT